CTAAAGCATTGGCTTTATGCCATAAAGAGAGTCCGTTTTTGCCCAGTACAGAGCTAATCACGTCCATGGGTAACTCTTGTACGTTTTTGACAATTTTGACGCCAAGGTTACACAGCGTGTGAAAGGTGTTTTCACCTACCATTGGTATTTTTCTGACAGAAAGCGGGGCTAAAAACCTCTTTTCGGTGCCAGGCTCAATTTTTAGCTTATTATTAGGTTTGATTTCATTGGTGGCTACTTTTGATACGGTTTTGTTTATTGACATTCCTAAGGAGATAGGTAGGCCAGTTTCATTAATGATGGTATTTCTTAACTCAGATGCATATTTGAAGCAACCGTAATGCTTGTCCATACCTGTGAAGTCTGCATAAAACTCGTCAACACTTGCTTTTTCTAAGATAGGGACACGTTCTTTTAATATTTCTGTTACCATTCTGGAGTAATCAGAGTAAACACCAGCGTTACCTTTAATAATGATAGCTTCTGGGCAGTAGAGACGTGCTATTTTCATAGGCATACCCGAATGGACATTGAATTTTCTAGCCTCATAGCTAGCGGCAGAAACCACTCCTCTGTCACCTGTGCCGCCCACTAGAATAGGTAAACCATCCAATTTACTATCTAGTTTGCGTTCCACAGACACGAAAAACGTATCGAGATCCATGTGTAGAATGGTTCTTTCCATTATTGTTTTTGATATAGATTCTCCGTAGGCTTTGACTGAAAAAGTCTAAGGGTTTTTATCAAAGGTAATGGCGACTTGTGCCGTGCTACAAATAATTGCTTTTATTGC
This sequence is a window from Arcticibacterium luteifluviistationis. Protein-coding genes within it:
- a CDS encoding DNA polymerase Y family protein, which translates into the protein MERTILHMDLDTFFVSVERKLDSKLDGLPILVGGTGDRGVVSAASYEARKFNVHSGMPMKIARLYCPEAIIIKGNAGVYSDYSRMVTEILKERVPILEKASVDEFYADFTGMDKHYGCFKYASELRNTIINETGLPISLGMSINKTVSKVATNEIKPNNKLKIEPGTEKRFLAPLSVRKIPMVGENTFHTLCNLGVKIVKNVQELPMDVISSVLGKNGLSLWHKANALDNSPVVEYHERKSISNERTFGKDTTDVAILKTTIEAMAEQLTYQLRSGGKIAGCISVKIRYSDFNTYSKQSRIAYSSADHIMTPKVMELFESLYNKRLLVRLVGVKFSDITSGSYQLSIFEDARKTANLYSGMDKIRDRFGARSIMRASTFGARSIGGITNPFNGEPPTVLAHRTA